The following is a genomic window from Spirosoma foliorum.
ATTGAAGCGATCATTACGCAAAAATGGGCTTCTGAAAATGGTACAGCTCCTTTTGAGGCTTGGTCGGATTACCGCCGTTTGGGTATTCCAGCCACCATTCCAATCTCACAAGACCCAAGTACAACGGTGAAACAAATTCCCGTTAGGTTGCTCTATCCCACTTCGGAATACAGCAATAACGCATTCAATGTAGGAGCCCAGGGAACTATTAATCAGTTTACGAGCAAAATCTTCTGGGAGAAGTAATGCCTAACCAAAACAAGCAGACAACCATGAACAAGTTATTCAATATTATCGTGGCCGTAAGTTTAGCAGTTGGGCTGACTTCATGCCTTAAAGACGACGAACATTTCGTTGATTTTGCCAGTGCTGGCTATGTAGCGGAGATTCCTTACGTGGCCAACCGAAGCATTTTAAAAACGGTAGCGGTACCAGCTACCAGTACCTCGCTCGTGGCTCCCGTCGACATCAATATTGCGTCGCCTAATCCGCCATCGCAGGATGTTCCGGTTACGGTAGCTATCGATCAGGCGGCTTTGACGGCCTATAACACGGCGAACAAAACATCCTATACGATTCCGCCCGCGGCAGCTTTTCAGTTAACCAATCCGATGGTAACTGTAACGGCAGGTCAACGCATTGCGACGGTAAATGTAAATTTTGTCGGTACACAGGTGCCCGCTACTGGTGGCCCTTATGCAATACCGCTTAGCATCACAACCGTGCCAAGCAACGTCGTCATCAGTGCGAACTACCATACGCAAATTTTGGTCATTTCACTGACAAAGTAACCTCACCCCTCTTCTATAACAGAAGAGGTTAAAACGAGACAGCCCCGATGTACATGTACATCGGGGCTGTCTCGTTTTAACCGTTCATTAGGCAGTTACCTCATTCGGTACATTTTCTGATTTAGTCTGTCCGGTTAATTCAGCCAAAAGTTCTTTCACATTGACGGTCGCAAAACTACTGGCATGATCGGCCATGGCGTATGGGATTATCAATTCATCGTTGTTAATTAATGCACCACAGCTATAAACTACATTGGGTACATAGCCCTCCCGTTCGTTTTCGTCGGGACTCAGGATCGGCTCAACCGTGCGACCAAT
Proteins encoded in this region:
- a CDS encoding DUF1735 domain-containing protein, translating into MNKLFNIIVAVSLAVGLTSCLKDDEHFVDFASAGYVAEIPYVANRSILKTVAVPATSTSLVAPVDINIASPNPPSQDVPVTVAIDQAALTAYNTANKTSYTIPPAAAFQLTNPMVTVTAGQRIATVNVNFVGTQVPATGGPYAIPLSITTVPSNVVISANYHTQILVISLTK